GATGGCCGCCGCGCTCGACGACGTGGAGCATCTGCGCGCGCGACTGAGCGACACCGAGCTGCGGACGCTCGCCTTCCAGCGGGCGCACGTGTTCTCGGCGGCCGCGGAGCCGCACGGGTTGGAGGACGCGTGGGCGCGCGCGCTCGGCGCGATCGTCGGCGGCGGGCGCGCGATCGCCGCCTTCGACCTCGCGGAGCGCTGGCGCGCGCGCGAGCTCATGGACCGTCTCGACCGCGCCGACGCGCTCCGCGCCGCCGCGCCGGCCGTCGCGCGCGCGGACACCGCGCGCCACGTCGCCGCGCGCTCGCTGCGCGCCGTCGACGTCGCGGCGGCGCTCCCCGACGACCGCACGGCGCTGCTCGCGTACGTCGGCGGCGCGGGCGCGCCGCTCACCGTGTTCGTGGTGCGGCGCGACGGCGTGCGCGCGCGGGTGCTGCCGCCGGTCGACTCGCTCGCCGACCGCGTGACGCGCTTCGGCCGGCTGCTGGAGAGCGGCGTCGACGCGGCGCGGCTCGGCCGGACGTTAGGCGCGGCGCTGCTCGACCCGGCGATGCCGCTGCTCGACGCGCGCGTCACGCGGCTCGTCGTGGTGCCCGACGGGCCGCTGCACCGGCTGCCGTTCGACGCGCTGCGGCTGGCCGACGGGCACCTCGCCGTGGAGCGGTGGGCGTTCGGCGTCGCCCCCTCCGCGTCGGTGGTGGCCACGCTCTGGCAGCGGAGCGGCAGAGAGGCGCGCGCGACGCGCGTCGTGCGCGCGGCGGCACCGGCGGCACCCGCGGCGGCGCCGCTGCTCGCGTTAGGCAACCCGACGGTCCGCCTGTCGCGGGCGTCGGCCGGCGGGGCGGCGGAGGAGACGTATCGCGACGCGTTCGACGCGTCGGGCGGGCTGCCGCCGCTCCGCGGTGCCGAGCGCGAGGTGGCGCTCGTGGCGCGCTACTCGCCGTCGGCCGACGTGCGCGTCGGCGACGCGGCGAGCGCGCTGTTCCTGAAGCGCGCCGACCTCCGGCGCTATCGGGTGCTGCACTTCGCCACGCACGCCGTCGTCGACGAGCGCTCGGCGGCGCGCACGGCGCTCGCGCTCGCACCCGGCGGCGGCGAGAGCGGCTTCGTCGGACCGGGCGACCTCGCCGCGCTGCGCCTCGACGCCGACCTCGTGGTGCTCTCCGCGTGCCGCTCGGCCGGCGGCGTCGTCGTCGGCGGGGAAGGGATCCAGGGACTCACCGCGCCGTTCCTCGAGGCGGGGGCGCGCTCGCTCGTGGCCACCGAGTGGCGCATCCGCGACCAGGGCGCCGTGCCGTTCGTCGACGCGTTCTACGCGGCGCTCGCGCGCGGCCTCCCGGTGGCCGACGCCCTGCGCGTGGCGAAGCTCGACGCGGTGCGGCGCGGCGAGCCGCCGCGCACGTGGGCGGCGTTCGTCGCCGTGGGGGACCCGCTCGTCACGGTGCCGCTGAAGACGCCGGCGGGCGGGGTCTGGGCCGGGCTCGTGCAGCGCGTGATGAACGCGTTCGCCACGCCGGGCCGCGGCGGCGCGCCGCGTTAGGCACCGCGCAGCGCGTACGTCGCGAGCCCCACCGCGGCGCCGGCGAGCACGAGCCATGCCGAGTTCACGCGAAAGCGCAGCAGCGCGATCGCGCTGACGATGGCGACGATCACCGTCGGCACGTCGACGAGCGCGGAGCGCGCGAGCTGCCACGTCACCACCGCCATGAGCGCGAGCGATCCGACGTTCACGCCGTCGAGCGCCGCGCCGGCGACCACGGAGCGGCGGATCCGCGGCACGAGCGGCCCGCTCAGGGCGACGAACACGAACGCCGGCAGGAAGATGCCGAGTGTCGCGACCGCGGCACCCGGCGCACCGGCGAGCACGTAGCCGACGAACGTCGCCGTGGTGAACACCGGCCCCGGGGTCACCTGCCCCACCGCGATCGCGTCGAGCAGCTGCCGCTCGGTGAGCCAGTGCAGCCGCTCGACGAGATCCGCGCGCAGGAACGCGAGCAGCACGTAGCCGCTGCCGAACAGCACCGCGCCGACCTTCAGGAACACGGCGAACAGCGGGGCGAGCCCGAGCGGCGCGGCGGCGGCGGGGCCGACCGACCACACGAGGGGCGATTTCCAGAACGCCACCGCGCTTCCGACGCCGTGACGCGCGTGCGCCAGCACCGCGCACGCGCCGGCCGCCGCGAGCACGAGCAGCTCGTGCACGCCGAGCG
This DNA window, taken from Gemmatirosa kalamazoonensis, encodes the following:
- a CDS encoding CHAT domain-containing protein, whose amino-acid sequence is MLALLVCLLLAPSAAPAGEPPRAVVRAATRAVEGDSATRLGAQWSARVARDSGDRAAVLGVATLARLRYDYPTSERLYRRLDAGPADGYALYARLGLGEGLEERRFTPAAVAEFTRARALARTLRDDGAAAHALVWLASSRGKTEGLDVLGALLDTTARLVPDSAFDVRALLDIRRGLLYALRGRPREAQATVDSGIALARRAHALRIEGDGYLSLAKVLLLHNAPFDSGLVAAHRSAALYEQAHANGALANSLIWHSYALESLGRYAEMREVARRALAEGEATHAPSAVADAHRLMGLLAINFGDWAAAAQHLDRAAALSLATGDTVNLLLTRKFQGFAALAGGDTARARRLATERLVWSRRAQDFNGIFESQRVLAAVAQRERDWTAAASALAAARAQLPRLPGADYRDEITDDEARLAVARGDLATAERALQQYIRNLAVAPGDPTETDFVGFDVRIRLADVHARRNDVARAEAEMAAALDDVEHLRARLSDTELRTLAFQRAHVFSAAAEPHGLEDAWARALGAIVGGGRAIAAFDLAERWRARELMDRLDRADALRAAAPAVARADTARHVAARSLRAVDVAAALPDDRTALLAYVGGAGAPLTVFVVRRDGVRARVLPPVDSLADRVTRFGRLLESGVDAARLGRTLGAALLDPAMPLLDARVTRLVVVPDGPLHRLPFDALRLADGHLAVERWAFGVAPSASVVATLWQRSGREARATRVVRAAAPAAPAAAPLLALGNPTVRLSRASAGGAAEETYRDAFDASGGLPPLRGAEREVALVARYSPSADVRVGDAASALFLKRADLRRYRVLHFATHAVVDERSAARTALALAPGGGESGFVGPGDLAALRLDADLVVLSACRSAGGVVVGGEGIQGLTAPFLEAGARSLVATEWRIRDQGAVPFVDAFYAALARGLPVADALRVAKLDAVRRGEPPRTWAAFVAVGDPLVTVPLKTPAGGVWAGLVQRVMNAFATPGRGGAPR
- the chrA gene encoding chromate efflux transporter, with amino-acid sequence MHARTSSLRELALLFLRLGTTAFGGPAAHVAMMEDEVVRRRGWLTREAFLDYLGATNLIPGPNSTELAIHVGHARAGWPGLLVAGACFILPAALLVGAIAWAYVRFGALPAAVGVLRGVKPVVIAVVLQALFTLGHTAVKSRVLAAIGVGAVVASALGVHELLVLAAAGACAVLAHARHGVGSAVAFWKSPLVWSVGPAAAAPLGLAPLFAVFLKVGAVLFGSGYVLLAFLRADLVERLHWLTERQLLDAIAVGQVTPGPVFTTATFVGYVLAGAPGAAVATLGIFLPAFVFVALSGPLVPRIRRSVVAGAALDGVNVGSLALMAVVTWQLARSALVDVPTVIVAIVSAIALLRFRVNSAWLVLAGAAVGLATYALRGA